In a genomic window of Sulfurisphaera tokodaii str. 7:
- the cedA gene encoding DNA import protein CedA: MWNIFDFLFYAQILASLTYSLGALFYALPIPIYGVKKWGPRMITDSIYIIVWITIYTVVLSLMQQLLSLLGASWSSYFQWLYAVENYDIIQYEIIEAIVNATQYVSGTFAPFMLFTFLLSMATSFIEFLTIISQMIYQYSGLFIAMGILLMAIPFRIGRAIGASFIASSIIFYIGLPYLPIFLTQLDLNILNIHLSSSPNISIVLQYEIPEIFIANLLAPTSYIILLSGLSIGLGNTIGGYGSRVPFLIDIV, encoded by the coding sequence ATGTGGAATATATTTGATTTCCTATTTTATGCTCAAATCCTAGCGTCACTCACTTACTCATTAGGAGCATTATTCTATGCCTTACCTATACCAATATACGGTGTAAAGAAATGGGGTCCAAGAATGATAACAGACTCTATTTATATTATAGTGTGGATTACAATATACACAGTTGTTCTAAGCCTTATGCAACAATTATTAAGTCTACTAGGTGCGTCATGGAGTTCTTATTTTCAGTGGTTATATGCAGTGGAGAATTATGATATTATCCAATATGAGATTATAGAGGCAATTGTTAACGCTACGCAGTATGTTTCTGGTACTTTTGCACCTTTTATGCTATTTACTTTTCTCCTGTCTATGGCTACATCATTTATTGAATTTCTCACTATAATCTCTCAAATGATATATCAATATTCTGGATTATTTATAGCCATGGGAATATTATTAATGGCAATACCGTTTAGGATAGGTAGAGCTATAGGTGCCTCATTTATAGCATCTTCAATAATATTCTATATAGGATTACCCTATTTGCCTATTTTCCTTACGCAGTTGGACTTGAATATTCTTAATATTCATCTATCATCGTCTCCTAATATCTCAATAGTATTACAATATGAAATCCCAGAGATTTTTATAGCTAATCTACTCGCACCCACAAGTTATATCATATTATTGAGCGGACTAAGCATTGGTTTAGGAAATACAATAGGAGGTTATGGAAGTAGAGTACCATTTTTAATTGATATAGTGTGA
- the cmk gene encoding (d)CMP kinase: protein MIIVISGPPGSGKSTVAKILSKNLSLKYISAGHIFRELAEKEGLSLLELNKKAEENFEIDKKIDREIFRIASTEKNIIIESHIGGWLLKDIADITVYLNASIEIRAMRIAKRDNIPFTKAIEQIIEREESHSRRFLAYYGIDLSDLSVFDLVINTDNLQPDEISKIIEAYLNFMLAKNIH from the coding sequence ATGATTATTGTTATAAGCGGTCCTCCAGGTAGTGGAAAGTCTACAGTAGCTAAAATCTTGTCCAAGAATCTATCCTTGAAATATATTTCTGCAGGGCATATATTTAGAGAATTAGCTGAAAAAGAGGGATTAAGCTTATTAGAACTTAATAAAAAAGCTGAAGAAAATTTTGAAATAGATAAGAAAATTGATAGAGAAATTTTTAGAATAGCATCTACTGAAAAGAATATTATTATTGAATCTCATATAGGAGGTTGGTTATTAAAAGATATAGCTGATATTACAGTATATTTAAATGCTAGCATAGAAATTAGAGCTATGCGAATTGCAAAACGTGATAATATTCCTTTTACTAAAGCAATAGAACAAATCATTGAGAGAGAAGAAAGTCATTCTAGAAGATTTTTAGCTTATTATGGTATTGATTTATCAGATTTATCTGTTTTTGATTTAGTTATAAATACAGATAATTTACAACCAGATGAAATCAGTAAAATAATAGAAGCATACCTCAATTTTATGTTAGCAAAAAATATTCATTAA
- the cedA1 gene encoding DNA import protein CedA1 produces MTLLSFIENLNSTITEVAWSIFVLAWAVGWALRGSPIPIFRIKRGGQDLIEDAIIAAFFLAIGSTIFYFISYIASQV; encoded by the coding sequence ATGACGCTCTTAAGTTTCATCGAGAATCTAAATAGTACTATAACTGAAGTGGCATGGAGTATATTTGTATTAGCTTGGGCTGTAGGATGGGCCTTACGAGGATCCCCAATTCCAATTTTCAGAATTAAGAGAGGAGGACAAGACCTCATAGAAGATGCAATAATCGCAGCTTTCTTTTTAGCTATAGGCAGTACTATATTCTATTTCATATCTTATATAGCATCACAGGTGTAA
- a CDS encoding 50S ribosomal protein L34e, translating into MPNPHYRSTSYRKIHTKLPSGKSTIHYERRKNNRAVCAICKKPLQGVKTNLLYKYSKTEKRPERMYGGYICYKCLENLIKQTLRGSS; encoded by the coding sequence ATGCCTAACCCTCATTATCGTTCTACATCTTATAGAAAAATTCATACAAAACTACCCTCTGGAAAATCAACGATACATTACGAAAGAAGAAAAAATAATAGGGCAGTTTGTGCTATATGCAAAAAACCTCTTCAGGGTGTAAAGACAAATTTACTATATAAGTATTCTAAAACTGAAAAAAGACCAGAAAGAATGTATGGAGGTTATATTTGTTATAAATGTCTTGAGAACTTAATCAAGCAAACTTTGAGAGGAAGTTCATGA